In the genome of Rhopalosiphum padi isolate XX-2018 chromosome 1, ASM2088224v1, whole genome shotgun sequence, the window AGACAATTACCGCATGGAGGTCCCGTAACAGCGCTGCGTCCAAGGTAAACACGGTTTCCGGCGGTTGTGAGACGAGCAACAGGAATTCCGGTAAATTGTTCGTGATGAACTTGTTTGAATCCGCAGCCGGCATCGCCGCCAGTAATCGTCATTCATCAAATCGTATTCAAGTCCTTCGCATTTTTTATACAGCTATACAGtactaatttttaacattaatcttatacagttatacgatcgaatattatagtattatagtacctacaaaaataaaaatcaaacataaaaacGTTATACTGTTTATCGCGGTCGTTTTCACAATATTCGATAATCGATTTATAGATATCACACTATCACCACAGAATAATGTTTCTGTGCTATCACCTCCTCCTGGTTCTTCCATGAAGATAACAGCTTAagataatacacatatatatatatatatgtatttttatatatctgtgatatttttatattcaaatattattctctaATTATGTTGCATGCACTGTAATCGATTAAGTTGGATCACTGTAGTTATCATAAGGtttatcggtttttttttttaaaatcacaaaTTCACAAACATAACGTATTTTCTGAAgtctatgttaaataataaatgccaattgttaatattatatagtaatagtgCGGTGTAAAAAGTGtccaacaatttaatatttatattaattttgcttttggtactttaattttattagtgatAAATCATTCGAAATGCAATCATTGATGTCATCATCAAGCTATTAAATTCGTGTctggttttaattattttcggaGTGACTCCTATTAGTTTGAATGggaatgaaaataaacaaatcgGATTTAACATAATTTGATACATTCAATCACCGCATTATAGATTGGTAAGGACTTGCATACAATTAAACTTATAATGTCGAGATAGTTCTTCTACAGCTGGTACGTGAATAAAGATCGCGATTTCTTTCCTATTTTTGAGCGTTATAGTTGGTAATtccagttttaatattttatacttttcgaACAATAGTTATTCCCTTATTATACTGTTGAATTTtgataagaatattaataaacttaaaaagaagtgaatacaattgttaaagtttttttttttgttataactgacctattttgtatatattataatctatacatatgtatacaatagGCAATCATTATGGAAGGATAAGAAAAACTGTAAGAATGAATAATGAAATGGTAGGAAGTCTCACATTAGACCCCCAGTAgccttacatttaaaatttatagtttatacaatttttaaatcacgGCATCAGTTCCACTTAAGTTGTCTTGTCGGAATCTCAGATAATGCTGGTAAGGCTAGATCTCTGATGAGCTGGTTGGAGTTTTTATGGAAACATTTGTAGTATTAAGTAGCAATTTTGTTGACTGAGCAGATTTTGAGGTAAAAGTTAattgagttttaaaaaaactgaggaatttagaaattaattaatttcaaatttaaatatctgaTAACTAATAAGAATATCTGTTGGTATTTGTGAAATTTTAGCAAAATTCTATAATGGTACTAAACCGTAGAAGTttagaaaatttgaaaaaacttGTACCTGGACGGGGACGAAATGTTGCTCAGGAAGAACAAATGCGAGTATTTGTGCGTATTAAACCATTACCAGAAGAAGATGATTTACTTAAACcgtaagattttattatttaactattattaacatatttttaagataccatatataacttattattagcattcaatttatatatatctacttacctatattagttttttgaaaacttaattaatagatttataaaagaattcattactaagcatttaaatttacaaaataaagaaataattttaagttttactttggtacttatattattgttgagaatgagaaaataaaaatgtcataggcatactataatttttaggtattataataaactttaaatgcatcattaatttatcattaacagttataataattataaaacaaaaaacaaatactaaaaaacataaatatcattCAACATTACCTtccatatataggtattatgtatatttattttattaccgtataataggtacaccaTCCATTgaccaaataaattatattataaactataatattgtctatatcataataaatattactgaatAAGGAGTTATTATTTGTCAtagttttaagtaataattttataggaaTATTACAAAAGGACTTTTTCCTATTTACTAAGTTATCTACTTTAATTActagaataattattactacctttttataatcaattataattattataataacttaattcttatatacaattaaatatttttattctttaaatatttctatataaaatattcacacaTCAATGCTgtacaaaatactaaattacctattaattattatttattacataatgattaattttcaaaaattaaatttaactaatttcatAAGGTATACAACtaatttttctcatttttaacacatttaattataattgagtaaattaatacaaattatgtttcAATCTTTCCTAagtttttgacaattttatcaAGTTCTCCTATGTCCTTGATTGAAATTTGTCCTGAGCCTCGAGATAATGGTCTTGGTTGTGATGGATCTGGTTTCCATCCTATCATATACAAAACTTGAAATGTAGCTGGAATACCTTTAGTATCGCTGTTATCATCTTGATTTCCATAAAGCTTATCATATATAGTAGCTGCTGCAAACATAGTATTCTTGTTTAGTCGCAAAGGCCGTTGTAGAACAGCATTATTTTCTCCCATGCCTTTCAGATCCCACATTAGTTCAAACATTGATGGGTAACGAATAATTAGTTCATCTGTATCTAATGTTAGCATGGAAAATCCAGCACTTTGCATTAATGCTCCCACATCCCTAAGACGGACAAAAGGTGATATTCTAGGTGCTACGCCTCCATCACGTTCGATGCCTGCCAATTGTAATGATGATCGTAATTCATATAAAGTGTCGCCTGCTAACATTGCTCCTAGAAAAACTCCAtcatttttcaaacaatttttaatttgcagAAAAGTTGAAGGTAAATTATTTACCCAATGGAGATTTAaacaactaattattaaatcaatactaTCATTTTCAAAAGGTAATTTCTCTTCATCTACTACTATTTTACTAACCTTTACTTCAGGCTCAGGATTTTTGGCTTTATTCAAAATTTCTTGGCATATATCGCACATAATTAACTCTTTAACATTATCTATGGAAATGTGTTTTGATACATGCCCATATCCACAACCTAGATCAACCACTAAATTAAATTGTCGTTTTATATCAAAGAGGCGATCTGATAAACGATATCCAACTTCttctttaatatattcataaattgaaCTATCTTCGGCTATTGCTGCTCGttgtttttgaaaaactttAGCTTTTCTGTCAAAAACAGTCATGGGTGTTGGTTCATTTGTGTTTTTTAATGTTgctaattttctaataaatagtttttcattcattaatgattttcttaaaatgttcattttacacgacatttattaaattgtggaatacaattaaatatttttgtttgataagtttgtttattttataaaaatttacaattggacaattataatatttttaatacataagtaAGATATATagagtaaataatgaatatttataatcgcCTTACAACATTTGGAACACTTAGTTAATTTACTCTACAACAGAAAATAGatgataaataaactatttaagttACTAaccaataattacaaaatatgaattaatagcATTGGTATttgttaaatacctattattaatttattcttaaaagttaaaactaacttaaatattttgatctaccaactgataaaataattttgatcacAGACTAAGATTTTGATTCAAATCACGGTCTAACTTAATCTTAAAATCAAATTCAACAAGAATATGgcttataattgataatttatacacagtgttaccaagttaaataatattaatttattttaaaaaatctgttttatttttttgctcaCTATAGAGCTCAATAAATAACCAACAAATAACCTTAGATACttgagatttttattttctatttattatataatatagtatataattttcaaaatactattttttgagctatttttatgaatgagaaattttaaatttttctcctataaatattgaaaaaaaaattatttgccggttaaaaatttaatacaaaattccaCAAAAGTTGTCATACATctgttaacaaaatatattagaactACATAgccacaatttttttatatattcatttgaaattagaattttGACGAAAAATACGTCTGTctcaaaaaattgataaaaacttttctttttatattttagttttgaaaagctaatacaaaattctttataagtacatactttgttatacatttgaatatcatttataatttataatattaatataaaatattactttatgtatttaattttactatctaACATTAGTAATACTgatttagtatacatttaattgtaaatttttattttattatttacaatttttctactcaaaattaatatatattgggtataaaatatgtaaatagaaaatttcatcttttttatataggtacctgttctcttcataaaagtataaaatttctaaaatactaTACAACTAATGactatttaagttttaagttttatttcaaatattctgaatttaaaattttttcatgTCAAACTctgagtaatatttattataattatatgtataactattttctatttttatacttttatgataaatttattatcttagTCATAgacataatttcattaaatgtattcaCAGATAGCTAAATGCTCACTACTcttacaattatatacaatttttctttCATGAGAACCTTTTGTCTTTTTATCTAGATAGTATAGtcactattttaatattcattcaaaatacatataagtatttgaattaatttaatataaataataaaactttgttTTATTGATTAACCATCTGACTTTTGTCATTAAGTATGCCTGTTGCTATCATTTTTGTGTTATTCTGTGGTACATTTATACTCGCATGTATTAAGAAATGATGCAAAGGTAATGTGTACAGCAAAAGTATGTTAATGATGGTCTAAATAATTTCAGACTGAACTAGTAAGTATTTGGTCTTTTTCTATGACGCATGCTCCTGTTAATTCAGTTTAATATGatctatgaattataattttaaaattattagctgtatttgaaatttaattgctcaatttagtaataattaagtatatattacaataatacattaaataaatattttatgtacttatatagtaGGGGAAGCCAAATGGTAGATTGCAGACAATTTCAATGTTCATTTCTCTTTgctagaaattattattttaaatttagtatccCCCCTCCCTAATAAACTCCACTGATTACTattgataatatactatagttttatggatattcaaaagaaaaatatattagtatatatttctatagtCGAGCCAACGAGAGAGTACTTTTGGGCGGCGACCAAAACTCTTCCGTTCTTGCGCATTATCAACACTTACGGCGGCAACTAGATGATAGAGTGGAAGAAATTTGGGTACGAAACCACGAAGCTCGACCATTTGGAATGCGCGAAGGAATAGTACTCTCTCGTTGGCacgagtataaaaaaaagtttggctATCTCTACTCtagcttaattttaaaataccttaattagataaaaaccaattatttaaatggttttttttccttattaaataaaatgttaattgataaatagaattaatatatattaatttatatttaatgtttaaaaaccaattatgttaaattaacctTATTTCATGATTTACAGTAAAACAATAAGAATTAGAAATGATAATGGTTTGATATTTGATCCAAAACAAGATGAGACACCATTTTTTTTCCATGGTGTTAAACAAAACCCCAGAGATATTTCAAAAAGACAacataaatcgataaaatatgattttcatcGTGTTTTTGGACCTCAAAGTTCTAATGAAGATATTTACAATGAAAGCACTAAAGATTTACTTAACAAACTTTTGTGTGGATATAATTGTTCGGGTATGTATCATTGTTTATGCTGTACtatatatcttaataaaattCCATGGaactgatttaaataattattggcaTTCATGTGTAGTATCTAGTATACTGttaaaatattggttattaAGTCTagccattaaaaaattaaaacatctgGTGATAAATTCCTGTATAATGTTTTGTAATGTATCATTCAAGAAAATTATGAACTTATTGACTATAAAGTAATGTAAATCCACCTTGCTTTTAGATAAAGCTTAAAGCATCTCTAATGTTTATTAAGATctcaaactaatataattaatgtaaataatattatgttaatcaaaattattaagtcAATATCATTATTCTATGGTACCTAAATCACTTACTATATGAATGCttcaatattttactgtttattaaaaattaatttatccatGTATTGTAGTTTTTGTTTATGGAGCGACAGGTGCTGGAAAAACATTTACCATGTTGGGTAATGAAACAAACTatggtattacatatttaactatGAAAGATTTGTATGAAAAAGTTAATGAAcaacaaaattctaaaaaatttgaaatttatgttTCCTATCTTGaagtaatgtattaaaatattatattaaaaaaagtaatgaattaaaattattttgtaattatttttattttaggtgtaTAATGAAATGGTATATGACTTATTAGTAAGCgataaaaaacctttatttttacGTGAATGTGGAAATACAACGTCAGTTGCtggtataacaataaaaatggtaaataatgtTGATGAACTTATTGAAATGCTACGTCGAGGTAATGACAATCGTACACAACACCCCACTGATGCCAATGCCGAATCATCTAGATCACATGCATTGTTTCAAGTGTATATACAGATGACATTTAAGCATACGGATCAAGTAAAAATGGCCAAGCTGTCCATGGTTGATCTGGCAGGTTCAGAAAGAGCATCTTCTAATAAAGGGATGAGGTTTAAAGAAGGATCTAACATTAATAAATCGCTACTTGCTCTCGGTATGTTTctgttttattactattaaataataaataaagtttaatttggttttaaagttattaaataacattaataattatttatgataggAAATTGTATCAATAACTTGTCGGATGGATTGAGGCACATACCTTACAGAGATTCAAAACTAACTAGATTATTAAAAGATTCTCTTGGTGGAAACTGTAAGACTCTGATGATTTCATGTGTGTCACCAGCTTTGTCATCGTATGAAGATACTCATAACACATTGAAATATGCTTCTCGAGCTATGAAAATTAAATCCAATGTGAGTATTATTTGTgtggtatttataaataattccttatattttaatactggtTTTCTTATTTAAGCTAAAAGAAAATGTAATGTCAATCAACCATCCTCCATCCcattacacaaaattaatatcTGGCTTAGAAGATGAAATTCAGCATCTGAAGAAAAAACACGAAGAATTATCGAAATCTAAGACACCCGTTCCACCAGACAATTTAGAAGATCTTAAATCAACTTTGGAATCTTTATTCactggaaaaattaaaaaacacaatGAAATTCTTCGTTTGGAATCAACACAAAAGAAAACAGAattgagaatatttttaaagaaaaatttactTGAACGATTTTCTTCGTTTAATGTTCCAAATTTAGATGAAATGGTTTGTAgtcattatcatttattttatttctaatttatccaagtatattatttatttatttttgtagaccAGTGAATTGAATCGAATAAACATGGCTATTCAACAATTTCAAGGGCGTATGGCTAGTTTAAATgctcaattaaatatattatgggaTGAAGTAATTGCATCTAACAAtgaattaaacttatttattaaaaaacttgaagaaaataatgttaaacaatttttagatattGATATTGTTCGTTTTAATGCTGaggtatgtatttaaaacatttcttattaaacaaataacaatatttatacaaatatttaggtTGTCATAGAAGAGCAAGCTACCCTTCTTGAGCATAGAAATGAGATTGGTATGATTTTGGACAGTAACCTCAATATCAGTAATGAACTAATAACTATGCTTGCGGAAAAatctaatcaatattatacattattaaacgcacataataaaaatacagaagatatgaaaaaaaatcatattgtaaGTCatcattatgttttattttaaaaattattataataaaaaataacttatgtataattaatttattctttattttctgtttttggATTGTTCTAGAATGtaacaaaatcatttttggGAGGTTTGAAAGCAGTTAGTTGGGATTTTTCACCAGGTAACCAATGCAAAATCAAGAGGGAtgcgttttttaatttaaatgagctTAGCATTGAAAATTTGAGATCATGTACAAAGCCTGAATGTTCAAGACCTATTAAATTAGAAGAGTGTATGGTaagttagtaaaatatttataaataaaccttttataaataatttttaatatttttaagagtcCATTGCAAATTGTTGAAGATAAATTGGAACAAATCACATTACAacctgaaattaataaaatggacACATCACCAGACTCAAATGCTGATGAAACTGTAGTTATTTCAAGTCAAGcagaaagtttaaataatacttttgtattaaaacaaaatttagattTAGCATCTGTTAAACGTATGGCTACAACCACTCCTCATCGTAGTAAACCACCTATTGATACACGTTGCCTAACTAAATCCATAACTAAGCCTACCATACAAAGAAAAAGATTGGTACTTAACAATCATAAAACTGGACTTTCTAATAGGAAAGTTAATCAAGAAAATATGCCACTAATTATGGCTGCAACTAGGACACTGGCTGATCCAATTCTTGCCAAAGCTATTAcgaaaacacgaaataatactaataatatattaactacaaAATCTGGTAAGTTGTAttgatgatataaaataaataaatataaatagatgttggttaaatgttatgttatggttttatatgttaattgttaacttattattaatttaatttaacaaatctaAGTTATAtgctatttgtatataataattgcgTGTATTTAaagatagttaaatataaataaaaaataattaaaccttttataaatattaaataaaagaatatgtTCTAATTATACATCCAATAGTTTTAATCaatgtaaatttttaacaacattttaacattAGATAATAAGTCTAAGTGTGGTTTAAATCAGGAACATTTACAAAGGATTTATGTAGTTGATGATTTAAACAATGATATTGAATAATCTGTagactattttatttatgaaacttGAACTTTAATTCAGATTGGACGTGCATGTAGttctcaaaaaaatgtataagcaaattaaaaattcacataTTCTTTATCTCAATAAACAtctgtaatgtatattttttcattttacagtAAACACAAGGATAACTTCACAAGACTCATGTAAGAcaatagttaaaaatcaaaaacctacATTGACTATgaggtacctaattaaattgTAGTGTTAACACTATTAGTTTTAGCTATTTATACTTTTGTTTACTTTGCGatgcttaatattaaaatagtttacttcgttaaattaaattttgcttaaaatagtttactttaaattttt includes:
- the LOC132918353 gene encoding kinesin-like protein KIF18A, translated to MVLNRRSLENLKKLVPGRGRNVAQEEQMRVFVRIKPLPEEDDLLKPKTIRIRNDNGLIFDPKQDETPFFFHGVKQNPRDISKRQHKSIKYDFHRVFGPQSSNEDIYNESTKDLLNKLLCGYNCSVFVYGATGAGKTFTMLGNETNYGITYLTMKDLYEKVNEQQNSKKFEIYVSYLEVYNEMVYDLLVSDKKPLFLRECGNTTSVAGITIKMVNNVDELIEMLRRGNDNRTQHPTDANAESSRSHALFQVYIQMTFKHTDQVKMAKLSMVDLAGSERASSNKGMRFKEGSNINKSLLALGNCINNLSDGLRHIPYRDSKLTRLLKDSLGGNCKTLMISCVSPALSSYEDTHNTLKYASRAMKIKSNLKENVMSINHPPSHYTKLISGLEDEIQHLKKKHEELSKSKTPVPPDNLEDLKSTLESLFTGKIKKHNEILRLESTQKKTELRIFLKKNLLERFSSFNVPNLDEMTSELNRINMAIQQFQGRMASLNAQLNILWDEVIASNNELNLFIKKLEENNVKQFLDIDIVRFNAEVVIEEQATLLEHRNEIGMILDSNLNISNELITMLAEKSNQYYTLLNAHNKNTEDMKKNHINVTKSFLGGLKAVSWDFSPGNQCKIKRDAFFNLNELSIENLRSCTKPECSRPIKLEECMSPLQIVEDKLEQITLQPEINKMDTSPDSNADETVVISSQAESLNNTFVLKQNLDLASVKRMATTTPHRSKPPIDTRCLTKSITKPTIQRKRLVLNNHKTGLSNRKVNQENMPLIMAATRTLADPILAKAITKTRNNTNNILTTKSVNTRITSQDSCKTIVKNQKPTLTMRQRNWL
- the LOC132918354 gene encoding arginine-hydroxylase NDUFAF5, mitochondrial: MSCKMNILRKSLMNEKLFIRKLATLKNTNEPTPMTVFDRKAKVFQKQRAAIAEDSSIYEYIKEEVGYRLSDRLFDIKRQFNLVVDLGCGYGHVSKHISIDNVKELIMCDICQEILNKAKNPEPEVKVSKIVVDEEKLPFENDSIDLIISCLNLHWVNNLPSTFLQIKNCLKNDGVFLGAMLAGDTLYELRSSLQLAGIERDGGVAPRISPFVRLRDVGALMQSAGFSMLTLDTDELIIRYPSMFELMWDLKGMGENNAVLQRPLRLNKNTMFAAATIYDKLYGNQDDNSDTKGIPATFQVLYMIGWKPDPSQPRPLSRGSGQISIKDIGELDKIVKNLGKIET